One segment of Metallosphaera cuprina Ar-4 DNA contains the following:
- the thrS gene encoding threonine--tRNA ligase, with amino-acid sequence MESYRPLWLKGAIIIALNMTKSGLDPVEVGLGERDFYVDVRSDLSLTLQEAEKFAKWEEHNFEIRGSKVVSNGKEINIEGDVVPAGEPKYFKIINVSVHHPSERAQLVRVRGVAFETDEQLQDYLQWLEKASETDHRIIGERMDLFSFHDETGPGLVLFHPKGQLIRNEMISYMREINSSMGYQEVYTSHVFRTVLWKISGHYDTYRDKMLIFNKDDDELGIKPMNCPAHILIYKSRVRSYRDLPLRFSEFGNVYRWEKKGELYGLLRTRGFTQDDGHIFLREDQIRDEVKTLINKTLEVLNKFGFRGDDVRINLSTRPDESIGSDEQWEKATNSLLNVLKELGTQFIIKEKEGAFYGPKIDFDIRDSLNRWWQLSTIQVDFNLPERFKLEYVDEDGSKKRPVMIHRAIYGSLDRMIAILLEHFRGRLPAWLSPVQVRILPISEENQEYANKILVMLRENGIRGELDPSGETLSKRIKRAYDEGVPYLVIVGRKEALEEKVTIRSRGNVEVKGVPLKDFIEKINLEVRNRETESLIARGSR; translated from the coding sequence ATGGAGTCCTATAGACCTCTCTGGTTGAAGGGAGCCATTATCATCGCTTTAAACATGACGAAGTCTGGGCTAGACCCAGTTGAAGTTGGTTTAGGGGAGAGAGACTTTTACGTGGACGTGAGATCAGATCTTTCCCTTACCCTTCAGGAGGCTGAAAAGTTCGCTAAATGGGAGGAACACAACTTTGAAATTAGGGGAAGTAAAGTTGTATCTAACGGGAAAGAGATCAACATCGAAGGTGATGTGGTACCAGCAGGTGAACCTAAGTACTTCAAGATCATTAACGTATCGGTCCACCATCCCTCTGAGAGAGCGCAATTGGTTAGGGTTAGGGGGGTTGCGTTCGAAACGGATGAGCAGCTTCAAGATTATCTTCAGTGGCTGGAGAAGGCTTCTGAGACCGATCACAGGATAATCGGAGAGAGGATGGACTTATTCAGCTTTCACGATGAGACTGGCCCAGGTTTAGTTCTCTTTCATCCTAAAGGTCAGTTAATAAGGAACGAAATGATTAGTTACATGAGAGAGATAAACTCATCAATGGGCTATCAGGAGGTATACACGTCCCACGTTTTCAGAACCGTGTTATGGAAGATAAGCGGTCATTATGATACTTACAGAGATAAGATGTTGATATTCAACAAAGACGACGATGAACTTGGCATAAAACCGATGAACTGCCCAGCTCATATATTAATTTACAAGTCGAGGGTCAGGAGCTACAGAGACCTCCCGCTTAGGTTCTCGGAGTTCGGTAACGTTTACAGGTGGGAGAAGAAAGGCGAACTTTACGGATTATTGAGGACAAGGGGTTTCACTCAAGATGACGGACACATATTCTTAAGGGAAGACCAGATAAGAGACGAAGTTAAGACTTTGATCAATAAGACCCTCGAAGTCCTAAACAAATTTGGGTTTAGAGGGGATGACGTTAGGATAAACCTTAGCACGAGACCGGACGAGAGCATAGGGAGCGATGAACAATGGGAGAAGGCTACTAATTCGCTTCTTAACGTTTTGAAGGAGCTTGGTACTCAGTTCATAATAAAGGAAAAAGAAGGCGCCTTCTACGGTCCTAAGATCGATTTTGATATAAGAGATAGCCTGAACAGATGGTGGCAGCTCTCTACCATTCAAGTCGATTTCAATCTTCCTGAAAGGTTTAAGCTAGAGTACGTTGATGAAGACGGAAGTAAGAAAAGGCCTGTCATGATACATCGTGCAATATACGGTTCCCTGGATAGGATGATAGCGATATTGTTGGAACACTTTAGGGGTAGACTGCCAGCTTGGTTATCACCTGTACAAGTGAGGATATTACCTATAAGCGAAGAAAACCAAGAGTATGCAAACAAGATACTTGTGATGCTTAGGGAAAACGGAATAAGAGGGGAGTTGGATCCTAGCGGCGAGACGCTTTCGAAGAGAATTAAGAGAGCCTACGATGAAGGAGTTCCTTACCTAGTAATAGTTGGGAGAAAGGAAGCTTTAGAGGAGAAAGTGACTATCAGATCTAGAGGGAACGTTGAGGTTAAAGGGGTGCCATTAAAGGATTTCATCGAAAAGATAAACCTAGAGGTAAGGAATAGAGAGACCGAGAGCCTAATTGCTAGAGGGTCAAGATGA
- a CDS encoding cob(I)yrinic acid a,c-diamide adenosyltransferase has translation MSGKWYTGKGDAGTTNLPSVGKVWKDDSVIEALGNLDELNSVLGVITSLYPPIKEEIQNLQRDIFEISSEIAGFEMGFSREKIERLEEKIEIYGSQLETLKNFVLPGGHEASSFLHLARSICRRTERSVVSLLKLNLARDVHVTYLNRLSSLLFVLALYVNKMSGNPDVIWKAK, from the coding sequence GTGTCCGGAAAGTGGTATACAGGTAAGGGAGATGCTGGGACTACTAACTTACCTTCTGTTGGAAAGGTTTGGAAGGACGATAGCGTCATTGAGGCTTTAGGTAACCTGGACGAGTTGAATTCTGTCCTAGGAGTTATAACTTCACTTTATCCTCCAATAAAGGAAGAAATCCAAAACTTACAGCGCGATATCTTTGAGATATCCTCAGAAATTGCGGGGTTTGAGATGGGATTTTCAAGGGAGAAGATAGAAAGGTTAGAGGAGAAGATTGAAATTTACGGTAGTCAATTAGAGACCCTAAAGAACTTCGTCCTACCGGGGGGACACGAAGCTTCATCCTTTCTTCATTTAGCTAGATCTATATGCAGAAGGACTGAAAGAAGTGTGGTGAGTCTACTAAAATTAAATTTAGCCCGTGATGTTCACGTTACCTATTTGAATAGGTTGTCAAGTTTACTTTTCGTATTAGCTCTCTACGTTAACAAGATGAGCGGAAACCCAGACGTGATATGGAAGGCAAAATAA
- a CDS encoding glycosyltransferase family 4 protein has protein sequence MKIAINTQTPPIRFNFSYRELLERYGDLSIPIDLGTLSDQDYQVTVGGVSRMMLSLISHVNFSKSRWVALGPGYPPQVYLSNIEIHFIDLPPQLLSNYTRFKEGLYNEAHGLYRYNLIGPEYIAYASYNWLSASKLLEFYSDTDVYLVNDFQQLLVGGIIGPSAPAVLWYHIPFIPERLSDKIREFLVRSFEGFDMIISSTRRDLEGLVRSGAKVRVKQIYPFIDPSLYTKVSKSEVRKVCDKFELKDDDKVILLVGRMDPIKSQDIAIKAIKNTDMKLVIAGNGSFTSRSLGHDKASIWARKLKDLARELGVQDKVVFTGYVTDTELMALYLRSDVVTLTSRSEGFGLTICEAWNYEKPVVVSEGAGVSELVIDGVNGYTFSPDHPELMTQALLLALKDQEKLGQRGKDTLRQCSVSTAAQRVKEALEEAMKGYSKKS, from the coding sequence ATGAAAATAGCAATTAACACCCAAACACCACCTATACGTTTTAATTTCTCCTATAGAGAACTGTTAGAAAGATATGGAGATCTATCTATACCGATCGATTTAGGAACGCTATCAGATCAAGACTACCAGGTTACAGTAGGCGGAGTTTCCAGGATGATGCTTTCATTGATAAGCCATGTGAACTTCTCTAAATCTAGATGGGTTGCGTTAGGTCCAGGTTATCCGCCTCAAGTCTATCTCTCTAATATTGAAATTCACTTTATTGATCTGCCTCCCCAGCTTCTTTCAAACTATACGAGGTTTAAGGAAGGGTTATACAACGAAGCGCACGGACTCTATAGATATAATTTAATCGGTCCTGAATACATAGCTTACGCCTCGTATAATTGGCTGAGCGCGAGTAAGCTTCTTGAATTTTATTCTGATACTGATGTATACTTGGTAAATGACTTTCAACAGTTGTTAGTTGGTGGAATAATAGGTCCGTCAGCCCCGGCAGTATTATGGTATCACATACCGTTCATACCAGAGAGATTAAGTGATAAGATACGGGAATTTTTGGTTAGATCGTTTGAGGGATTTGATATGATAATATCTAGCACTAGAAGAGACCTAGAAGGATTGGTTAGGTCAGGTGCAAAAGTGAGAGTGAAGCAGATTTATCCGTTTATAGACCCCTCACTTTACACGAAGGTCAGCAAGAGCGAGGTACGCAAAGTTTGTGATAAGTTCGAATTAAAGGACGACGATAAAGTGATCCTCCTTGTGGGTAGGATGGACCCAATCAAGAGCCAGGACATCGCTATAAAGGCTATTAAGAACACGGACATGAAATTAGTCATAGCCGGAAATGGGAGCTTCACAAGCAGGTCATTAGGACACGACAAGGCCAGCATCTGGGCTAGAAAGTTAAAAGACTTAGCTAGAGAACTAGGAGTGCAGGACAAGGTGGTTTTCACAGGTTATGTGACTGATACCGAACTTATGGCCCTTTATCTAAGGAGTGATGTAGTAACCCTCACCTCAAGAAGTGAGGGATTTGGGCTTACTATATGCGAAGCCTGGAACTACGAGAAACCAGTTGTTGTGAGCGAAGGTGCAGGTGTAAGTGAGCTCGTTATAGATGGAGTTAACGGATATACTTTCTCTCCAGATCATCCGGAACTAATGACTCAGGCTCTGCTGCTAGCATTAAAGGATCAAGAGAAACTGGGTCAGAGAGGTAAGGATACGTTGAGACAGTGTTCCGTATCTACCGCAGCTCAAAGAGTTAAGGAAGCGCTTGAGGAGGCTATGAAGGGTTACTCAAAGAAATCCTGA
- a CDS encoding nucleotide-binding protein gives MIRLSVIGSKSGIGKSMISYNLARLLSNKYSVTIFDLSSSRTICNVYGIRGNLMDGTDYMAEKGNLKIISASPQFSRSSDIKKMRNVYDDILEETDVFIIDNGVHIYDDEVSNEMILFYEKRNEPTHIIAVSNPQEFVINSTERMIEIYVTLLHNVSDNARAVLEYFIINMINTKTNFKVNVKPFLGVVEIPLYRDLSFNGFWNAEVPKEVALIASKIETLI, from the coding sequence ATGATAAGGTTGTCAGTAATCGGATCTAAGAGCGGGATAGGCAAGTCAATGATTTCATATAATCTTGCCAGATTGCTGTCAAACAAGTATTCTGTTACAATATTTGACTTGAGTTCATCTAGAACAATTTGTAACGTATATGGGATTAGAGGAAACTTAATGGATGGCACTGATTACATGGCAGAAAAGGGGAATCTAAAGATAATATCTGCCTCCCCACAGTTTTCACGTAGTTCAGATATCAAAAAGATGAGAAATGTTTATGATGACATTTTAGAGGAGACGGACGTGTTCATAATAGACAACGGAGTACATATTTACGACGATGAAGTCTCAAATGAGATGATCCTTTTCTATGAGAAGCGAAACGAACCCACTCACATAATTGCTGTAAGCAACCCTCAGGAATTTGTTATAAACTCGACAGAGAGGATGATAGAGATCTATGTGACTCTGCTTCATAACGTAAGCGACAACGCTAGAGCCGTTTTAGAATATTTTATTATAAATATGATTAATACAAAAACAAATTTCAAAGTAAACGTTAAACCCTTTCTTGGGGTAGTGGAGATCCCTCTTTATAGAGACCTTTCCTTCAATGGGTTCTGGAACGCTGAGGTACCAAAGGAAGTCGCATTAATTGCAAGCAAAATTGAAACGTTGATTTAA
- a CDS encoding succinate--CoA ligase subunit beta, translating to MKLYEYEGKKIFSIVGIPIPKGQVVYSPVNVPGKVVVKAQLLEGGRGKRGLVRVTEDSFSTISDMMKEGISTFLIEEFVSHDREIYISAMMDRESGNPMIIISPNGGINIEESKDVRTFVIPLDRTLMRYDVDAMEKYVGYRGLTPIVQGLLKLLLEYDAELAEINPLAITERGALALDSKVILDDNALFRHEELLNELRREKPASDSYVELDGDIGIIGNGAGLTMATMDLVKLMGGNPADFFDVGGGADMQKVAFAIERVGTNPRVKKIVINIFGGITRCDEVAKGILDGHSKVNKPIYVRLTGTKEDEGKEILTKAGIKVYEDALSAIGDALR from the coding sequence ATGAAGCTGTATGAGTATGAAGGGAAGAAGATTTTCTCCATAGTTGGTATTCCGATACCCAAAGGGCAAGTTGTCTATTCGCCGGTAAACGTACCTGGAAAAGTAGTAGTAAAGGCTCAATTGCTAGAAGGTGGTAGAGGTAAGAGGGGTTTAGTTAGGGTAACTGAAGACAGCTTCTCAACAATCTCTGACATGATGAAGGAGGGTATATCGACTTTTCTGATCGAGGAGTTCGTCTCACATGATAGAGAGATTTACATATCGGCTATGATGGATAGGGAGAGCGGAAACCCCATGATCATCATCTCGCCTAACGGTGGCATAAACATTGAGGAAAGTAAGGACGTCAGGACGTTCGTCATACCGTTGGATAGGACTTTAATGAGATATGATGTCGACGCCATGGAAAAATATGTCGGATATAGAGGATTAACTCCAATAGTTCAGGGGCTACTAAAACTTCTCCTAGAATATGATGCAGAGTTAGCCGAGATAAATCCTTTAGCTATAACAGAGAGGGGAGCGTTAGCTTTGGACTCTAAGGTGATACTAGATGACAATGCTCTATTTAGGCATGAGGAGTTACTTAATGAGCTGAGGAGAGAGAAGCCAGCTTCGGATTCCTACGTTGAATTGGATGGTGACATCGGTATAATTGGAAACGGCGCAGGACTAACCATGGCGACTATGGATCTAGTGAAGCTAATGGGTGGAAATCCAGCTGACTTTTTCGATGTGGGAGGCGGTGCGGATATGCAAAAGGTGGCCTTTGCTATAGAGAGAGTAGGTACCAATCCGAGAGTTAAAAAGATCGTAATCAACATATTTGGTGGAATAACTAGATGCGATGAGGTAGCTAAGGGTATATTAGACGGACATTCAAAGGTTAACAAACCAATCTACGTCAGGCTTACGGGAACTAAAGAGGATGAAGGTAAGGAGATTCTCACAAAGGCCGGGATCAAGGTATACGAAGACGCACTATCCGCAATAGGTGATGCATTACGCTAA
- a CDS encoding phosphate-starvation-inducible PsiE family protein → MKLISSTLIFKVMSIIVQALLIVGLATTIISTITQILVAAQSDPLLIPSVVIENVLLIIVFLEIYLSALDFFTGKGRSLVYVIDAMISFVSREIIIEILTLQLNYTDLLTLGGLLVAGAVARLIITERFKKRKKVRNSFKK, encoded by the coding sequence ATGAAGCTAATCAGCAGCACCTTAATCTTCAAAGTGATGTCGATAATAGTCCAAGCTCTCTTGATCGTAGGTTTGGCCACTACAATAATTAGTACAATAACTCAAATCTTAGTCGCAGCGCAGTCGGACCCCTTATTAATCCCTTCCGTCGTTATAGAAAACGTTCTCTTAATTATCGTTTTCTTAGAGATCTATCTAAGCGCGCTTGATTTCTTTACGGGGAAGGGAAGGAGCCTAGTTTATGTCATCGACGCTATGATCTCCTTTGTGTCTAGAGAGATCATAATTGAGATCCTGACTTTACAGTTGAATTATACCGATTTACTCACTCTTGGTGGATTATTAGTTGCAGGGGCTGTAGCAAGATTAATAATTACAGAAAGATTTAAAAAACGAAAGAAAGTGAGGAACTCATTTAAGAAGTAA
- the sucD gene encoding succinate--CoA ligase subunit alpha has translation MNSNTRVLVQGITGKEGSFHASMMMRYGTKIVAGVTPGKGGSDVLGIPVYDTVKEATKEHEIDASIIFVPAKFASEAVYEAVDSGIGLVVVITEHIPVVDVAKFVRYAKSRGTRIVGPNCPGLIVPGESLLGILPSKYFKKGNVGIVSRSGTLTYEVAHLLNETGQSTVIGIGGDPIIGTSLQEVVQEFEEDQQTDAIVIIGEIGGTMEEKVAQLKKEGKLTKPIVAYIAGLTAPKEKRMGHAGAVVYMGMGTFESKVEMFRKADIPVAKTPYEIRDVLTKILRK, from the coding sequence ATAAATTCAAATACAAGGGTTCTAGTTCAGGGTATAACTGGTAAGGAAGGCAGTTTTCACGCTTCCATGATGATGAGGTACGGCACTAAAATTGTGGCTGGGGTAACGCCTGGCAAGGGAGGTTCAGACGTACTAGGAATACCAGTTTATGACACAGTAAAGGAGGCAACGAAGGAGCACGAGATAGACGCCTCGATAATATTTGTTCCAGCTAAGTTTGCCAGCGAAGCTGTATATGAGGCCGTGGATTCAGGTATAGGACTCGTCGTGGTGATAACTGAGCACATACCAGTGGTGGATGTAGCTAAGTTCGTAAGGTATGCGAAGTCGAGGGGGACAAGGATCGTCGGGCCTAACTGTCCTGGCCTTATAGTCCCAGGGGAATCTCTACTTGGAATACTACCGTCTAAGTACTTTAAAAAGGGAAACGTGGGAATAGTCTCAAGATCTGGGACCCTAACTTACGAGGTAGCTCACCTACTTAATGAGACAGGCCAGTCCACGGTCATCGGTATAGGTGGTGATCCAATAATCGGTACCTCTCTACAAGAGGTTGTCCAGGAATTTGAGGAGGATCAGCAAACCGATGCTATTGTCATTATAGGTGAGATAGGAGGGACCATGGAGGAAAAAGTGGCTCAATTAAAGAAAGAAGGAAAGTTAACTAAACCTATCGTGGCTTACATAGCTGGTTTAACCGCTCCCAAAGAGAAGAGGATGGGTCATGCAGGGGCAGTAGTGTACATGGGAATGGGTACGTTTGAGAGTAAGGTCGAAATGTTCAGAAAGGCTGACATACCAGTAGCTAAAACTCCTTACGAAATAAGAGATGTCTTGACCAAGATTTTAAGGAAGTAG
- a CDS encoding UDP-N-acetylglucosamine--N-acetylmuramyl-(pentapeptide) pyrophosphoryl-undecaprenol N-acetylglucosamine transferase produces the protein MRSLLIIASGGGHSGFARAIAEYLPFKADFVIPKGDENSRKLLEPYAERIYEVSKPREPKGSNVSVFPRLFSALSESLSIPRYKVTIATGSNHSLIPSLVQKSKGSIIFSIESQDRIITKGKAVSILSRFSKGVFLHWKEQAKLYENGIVVGPILQKRKYEPRDEGYILITAGTEGFKPLFDKIVNAGLKNAIIQTGKVSPEYYLKRGVKAFSFDPDLERLIASASVVITHQGKTAMESAVLYRKPTIIVFNKSLTRAATYEDVKLYSSILGATFIGDPSTWGSEEVLINAIEKSKQPETYEPGTEKLVKVIVDYLT, from the coding sequence ATGAGAAGTCTTCTCATCATAGCTAGTGGAGGGGGGCATAGCGGGTTCGCTAGAGCCATAGCAGAATACTTACCTTTTAAAGCGGATTTCGTTATTCCTAAAGGAGACGAGAACTCCAGGAAACTGTTAGAGCCGTACGCGGAAAGGATCTATGAGGTAAGTAAACCTAGAGAACCTAAGGGATCTAACGTCTCTGTTTTCCCTAGGTTGTTTAGCGCCCTGTCCGAATCCCTCTCAATACCTAGGTACAAAGTCACAATAGCGACCGGTTCGAATCACTCTCTAATACCTTCCTTGGTTCAAAAATCTAAGGGTTCCATAATATTCTCGATAGAGAGTCAGGACAGGATAATAACCAAGGGGAAGGCAGTATCGATTCTGTCTAGGTTCTCTAAGGGTGTGTTTCTCCACTGGAAGGAGCAGGCAAAACTGTACGAGAACGGCATTGTAGTGGGTCCGATACTTCAGAAAAGGAAATATGAACCCAGAGATGAGGGTTACATTTTAATAACGGCAGGTACTGAGGGGTTTAAGCCCCTTTTCGATAAGATAGTTAACGCTGGATTAAAAAACGCCATTATCCAAACGGGTAAGGTGAGTCCAGAATATTACCTCAAAAGGGGAGTAAAGGCCTTCAGCTTTGATCCTGATTTAGAGAGGTTGATAGCAAGCGCTTCAGTCGTTATTACCCATCAGGGAAAAACTGCTATGGAGTCCGCTGTGTTATATAGGAAGCCCACCATAATAGTGTTCAATAAATCCCTTACCAGGGCAGCCACCTATGAGGACGTCAAACTCTACTCTTCAATACTTGGCGCAACGTTCATTGGGGATCCGTCAACGTGGGGAAGTGAAGAGGTTTTAATTAACGCGATAGAGAAATCTAAGCAACCTGAAACGTACGAGCCTGGGACTGAGAAGTTAGTTAAGGTGATCGTTGATTACCTTACCTAA
- a CDS encoding halocin C8-like domain-containing protein, producing MVEGKKPVDITIEVSSKTFSIIDPSILCDICQAIVKQICEELADEIPSDEICADICVAGAGDICLVFVETIVGYLICLSICAGLSAAAIEVATDYSCGLGGRTFMPEIKLFVKHVRIVLVIK from the coding sequence ATGGTTGAAGGGAAAAAGCCCGTCGATATTACCATTGAGGTATCAAGCAAAACGTTCTCGATAATCGATCCGTCAATTCTGTGTGACATTTGTCAGGCTATAGTTAAGCAAATATGTGAAGAATTGGCAGATGAGATACCGTCGGATGAAATCTGTGCAGATATATGTGTTGCTGGGGCAGGCGACATCTGTTTGGTTTTTGTTGAAACAATAGTTGGTTATCTCATTTGTCTATCAATCTGTGCAGGTTTAAGCGCTGCTGCCATTGAGGTTGCCACGGATTATAGTTGTGGTTTAGGGGGCAGAACATTTATGCCAGAAATTAAATTGTTTGTTAAGCATGTTAGAATAGTTTTGGTGATAAAATGA
- a CDS encoding methylated-DNA--[protein]-cysteine S-methyltransferase: MIKYGSFMTPFGPLTVISDNDEIVMLDFCDCVEPGLKQNKDFSNLFQKLSVYFQGNRVEFDDVKVRMPQNSFRARVFKQVRKLKWGETATYKDIAEEVGTSPRAVGMALSKNPVLIIIPCHRVVAENGIGGYSRGVEIKKNLLKLEGHNFND; the protein is encoded by the coding sequence ATGATAAAATATGGGTCGTTCATGACCCCTTTCGGACCACTAACTGTAATTTCAGATAATGATGAAATAGTAATGCTAGACTTCTGCGATTGTGTTGAACCCGGTTTAAAACAGAACAAGGACTTCAGTAACTTATTTCAGAAATTAAGTGTTTACTTTCAAGGTAATAGAGTGGAATTCGATGACGTAAAGGTCAGAATGCCGCAAAACTCATTCAGGGCCAGAGTGTTTAAGCAGGTGAGAAAATTGAAATGGGGTGAAACTGCGACGTATAAGGACATTGCCGAGGAGGTGGGAACGTCTCCTAGAGCCGTTGGTATGGCATTGTCAAAAAACCCGGTTCTTATCATAATTCCATGCCATAGAGTGGTCGCTGAAAACGGAATAGGAGGATACTCTAGAGGAGTGGAGATAAAAAAGAATTTACTTAAATTGGAGGGCCACAACTTTAATGATTGA
- a CDS encoding universal stress protein, which translates to MFENILVPIDGSSHSYKALELAIDLAKRYGSVIYVIEVVDETIFYGSGVLPPLEAVKSLEKKAKEDVSKALKEVEKSGIRATGETLEGDPATVILDYVSKNPISLVVIGSRGLSKLKRVLLGSVSSRVVQEAKVPVLIVK; encoded by the coding sequence ATGTTTGAAAATATTCTCGTCCCTATAGACGGGTCTTCTCACTCATATAAGGCGCTGGAGTTAGCGATAGACTTAGCGAAAAGGTACGGAAGTGTAATATACGTTATAGAGGTAGTTGACGAAACGATTTTTTATGGTTCTGGAGTCCTCCCACCTTTAGAAGCTGTGAAATCGCTAGAGAAGAAAGCTAAGGAGGATGTGAGCAAAGCGTTGAAGGAGGTAGAGAAGTCTGGGATCAGGGCTACAGGTGAGACCTTAGAGGGAGATCCAGCAACGGTGATCCTGGATTATGTTAGTAAAAACCCTATTTCTCTGGTTGTTATAGGCAGTAGAGGTCTGTCTAAGCTTAAAAGAGTTCTGCTTGGAAGCGTCTCGAGCAGAGTTGTCCAGGAGGCAAAAGTACCTGTGCTTATAGTGAAATAG
- a CDS encoding endonuclease III domain-containing protein, whose protein sequence is MITLPNLIRIFLENEETIRKAGWVISDPMSFEWWDGFDSADKIVISAFLVQLTKWETVKNVILSMERKGLSSLEEIAKLDISSVEKMIKPVNFYRTKARRILNFARFAKDMGGLSNVLKLEKREVLLSQDGVGEETADSILLFAGHQLVFPNTDYSRRVITRVIGRELKRREVASFVKQNFNEDLYVYKVLHAGLGAVGKTFCLLTKPKCDRCFLKQVCEYNYRYS, encoded by the coding sequence TTGATTACCTTACCTAATTTGATTCGCATTTTTCTTGAAAACGAAGAAACTATAAGGAAAGCTGGATGGGTAATAAGCGATCCGATGTCCTTCGAATGGTGGGACGGATTTGACTCCGCTGACAAGATAGTGATCTCAGCCTTTCTAGTTCAATTGACCAAGTGGGAGACGGTAAAGAACGTTATCCTCTCGATGGAGAGGAAAGGTCTCTCCAGCTTAGAGGAGATAGCTAAACTCGATATCTCCTCAGTTGAGAAAATGATTAAGCCAGTGAATTTCTATCGCACTAAGGCTAGGAGGATACTGAACTTCGCTAGGTTCGCTAAAGATATGGGTGGTTTGTCAAACGTCCTTAAGCTGGAGAAAAGAGAGGTACTCTTAAGCCAAGATGGGGTGGGAGAGGAAACCGCTGACTCGATTCTTCTTTTTGCGGGTCATCAGTTGGTTTTTCCGAACACCGACTACTCTAGGAGAGTAATCACTAGGGTTATCGGAAGGGAGCTGAAAAGGAGAGAGGTAGCCTCATTCGTTAAGCAAAACTTTAATGAAGACCTTTACGTGTATAAGGTTTTGCATGCTGGTTTGGGTGCAGTTGGAAAAACTTTTTGTTTACTAACTAAGCCTAAATGTGATAGATGCTTTCTTAAACAAGTGTGCGAATATAATTATAGATACTCATGA
- a CDS encoding 2-oxoacid:acceptor oxidoreductase family protein, translating to MEKLNILIAGIGGQGVVTTGRMIAEVFNLKGYKVFEAETHGLAQRGGAVNVHVRIGDVNTPLIPMGKADILISLEATEALRNIQFLSKEAKIFLNTFTKPASLPNVKAVQVSEVVERLRNWQVFQVDCEKIHGKCNSVMLGCLYQASLKQYVEVKDFLSVMKDETNRNSFLSGLKYFSQAYEQEVRV from the coding sequence GTGGAGAAACTAAACATCTTGATAGCTGGAATAGGTGGACAGGGAGTGGTGACGACAGGGCGGATGATCGCTGAGGTCTTCAACCTTAAGGGGTACAAAGTGTTCGAGGCGGAGACGCACGGACTAGCACAAAGAGGAGGAGCCGTGAACGTGCACGTCAGGATAGGAGACGTGAATACTCCCCTTATTCCAATGGGTAAAGCGGATATACTCATATCGCTTGAGGCTACAGAGGCATTGAGGAACATACAGTTCCTTTCAAAGGAGGCCAAGATCTTCCTCAACACCTTTACAAAACCTGCTTCCTTACCTAATGTAAAAGCTGTTCAAGTTTCTGAAGTCGTTGAGAGGTTAAGGAATTGGCAAGTTTTTCAAGTGGATTGTGAGAAGATCCATGGAAAATGTAATAGTGTAATGCTAGGTTGCCTTTATCAGGCAAGCTTAAAGCAGTACGTAGAAGTTAAAGACTTCCTCAGCGTGATGAAAGACGAAACGAATAGAAACTCGTTCTTATCTGGGCTGAAGTACTTTAGCCAAGCGTATGAGCAAGAAGTTAGAGTTTAA